From Acidimicrobiales bacterium, the proteins below share one genomic window:
- a CDS encoding DUF1801 domain-containing protein yields MLRGAASVGSGSRRQLAELVGWAPVGESCLRAGSWRRLHTLRIQRWWANPGATVAAAGPAKGDDSREIDEMIEELGDWRGPKLAQLRSLIKEAVPGVNEELKWRKPSNAHGVPTWSYKGPICTGETYKKVVKLTFFKGAALADAKGLFNSSLEGNTRRAIDFGESDELDASALKALFRAAADLNVG; encoded by the coding sequence GTGTTGCGCGGCGCCGCCTCCGTCGGATCCGGGTCACGTAGGCAGCTTGCCGAGCTCGTTGGTTGGGCCCCTGTCGGCGAATCATGCCTGCGGGCCGGTTCCTGGCGTCGACTGCATACACTGCGTATTCAGCGCTGGTGGGCAAATCCGGGGGCGACGGTGGCAGCTGCAGGTCCTGCAAAGGGCGACGATTCCCGCGAGATCGACGAGATGATCGAGGAGCTCGGCGACTGGCGCGGCCCGAAGCTGGCGCAGCTTCGTTCGCTGATTAAAGAAGCGGTCCCCGGGGTCAACGAAGAGCTGAAGTGGCGGAAGCCGTCGAACGCCCACGGTGTCCCGACCTGGTCGTACAAAGGTCCGATCTGTACCGGCGAGACCTACAAGAAGGTGGTGAAGCTCACCTTTTTCAAGGGTGCTGCCCTCGCCGATGCGAAGGGCCTGTTCAACTCGAGTCTCGAGGGCAACACGCGGCGCGCCATCGACTTCGGCGAGTCCGACGAGCTCGACGCGAGCGCGTTGAAGGCGCTC
- a CDS encoding rhomboid family intramembrane serine protease — translation MAEQPEQPLPRQPNDVPARAAGAAMVMAAFLGVLWAVQLVDSVSHYPLLRFGIVPRNVGKLEDVVTAPFIHASWTHLLDNSLPLLVTGFFVALAGLARFVSITAVIVAVSGLGVWLTAASGSRTVGASGVIFGYFGFLVARGIFDRRLTDLLVGLVVGALYWSVLPAALPGSPGISWQAHLFGLAGGVLAARLFRRPKEAASPPRYALGGSQAA, via the coding sequence ATGGCCGAGCAACCCGAGCAACCTCTCCCCCGCCAGCCGAACGACGTCCCCGCAAGGGCCGCGGGCGCCGCCATGGTGATGGCCGCGTTCCTCGGGGTCCTGTGGGCGGTGCAGCTCGTCGACAGCGTGAGCCACTACCCGCTGCTCCGCTTCGGCATCGTCCCGCGCAACGTCGGAAAGCTCGAGGACGTCGTGACGGCGCCCTTCATCCACGCCAGCTGGACGCACCTGCTCGACAACAGCCTCCCGCTCCTTGTCACCGGCTTCTTTGTCGCCCTTGCCGGACTCGCCCGCTTCGTCTCGATCACGGCGGTGATCGTGGCGGTGAGCGGCCTCGGCGTCTGGCTCACCGCCGCCTCGGGGAGCCGCACCGTCGGGGCGAGCGGCGTGATCTTCGGCTACTTCGGCTTCCTCGTCGCCCGCGGCATCTTCGATCGCCGCCTCACCGACCTGCTCGTCGGCCTCGTCGTCGGCGCCCTCTACTGGTCGGTCCTCCCCGCCGCCCTGCCGGGCAGCCCCGGCATCTCCTGGCAGGCGCACCTCTTCGGCCTCGCCGGCGGGGTGCTCGCGGCACGGCTCTTCCGGCGGCCGAAGGAAGCCGCCTCCCCGCCGCGCTACGCCCTCGGCGGTTCGCAGGCCGCGTAG
- a CDS encoding helix-turn-helix domain-containing protein, with product MRTSNAGEVGAAPLRRRDAEENHRRLLDAAAVVFARDGLDGSVEEVARTAKLGMGTLYRHFPTKAALVEALANDLYGELLAAGRAALDENDGSGLERLLRAIGAALAAKRGCMARLWVGAVPEAFVAQLDEIWGELLARAKAAGVVREECTLTDLSVVCWALRGVIETGGEIAPAVWQRHLDFVLAGLRPGAAPLSHPALPAKRRLEILASHPARAR from the coding sequence GTGCGCACGAGCAACGCCGGCGAGGTCGGCGCCGCTCCGCTACGGCGGCGGGACGCGGAGGAGAACCACCGCCGGCTCCTCGACGCCGCCGCCGTGGTCTTCGCCCGTGACGGCCTCGACGGCTCGGTCGAGGAGGTCGCGCGCACCGCGAAGCTCGGGATGGGCACCCTCTACCGCCACTTCCCGACCAAGGCGGCGCTCGTCGAGGCGCTCGCCAACGACCTCTACGGCGAGCTGCTCGCCGCCGGGCGGGCCGCGCTCGACGAGAACGACGGGAGCGGCCTCGAGCGCCTGCTGCGCGCGATCGGCGCCGCGCTGGCCGCGAAGCGGGGGTGCATGGCGAGGCTGTGGGTCGGCGCGGTCCCCGAGGCCTTCGTCGCGCAGCTCGACGAGATCTGGGGCGAGCTGCTGGCGCGTGCCAAGGCCGCGGGCGTGGTGCGCGAGGAGTGCACCCTCACCGACCTGAGCGTCGTCTGCTGGGCGCTGCGGGGGGTGATCGAGACCGGTGGCGAGATCGCCCCCGCGGTCTGGCAGCGCCACCTCGACTTCGTCCTTGCCGGGCTGCGCCCCGGTGCGGCGCCCCTCAGCCACCCCGCGCTCCCCGCCAAACGGCGCCTCGAGATCCTCGCCAGCCACCCCGCGCGCGCGAGGTAG